In Macadamia integrifolia cultivar HAES 741 chromosome 13, SCU_Mint_v3, whole genome shotgun sequence, one DNA window encodes the following:
- the LOC122058943 gene encoding protein TORNADO 1 → MASNNNLRDLQWALQSIKSESKNLHSISFFLSQPISNCYQETDNSMNINVSTNKDSLLLFSQLLIVIGEGRNTQASLRNLEFHGVEWELKQLQSLHALLEKNLNIKQMVFRRNRFSREGLMELAEMLKSNGGIKEVILSESAIGSMGAGFLASALKMNETLEELQLWEDSIGSKGAEELSKMIEVNSTLKLLIILDSSSITATPLISAVLARNRAMEVHVWSGENGGKSNKVVEFVPENSTLRIYRLDPSGSCRVACALGWNTTVKSLDMTGIWLKSKWAKEFRWVLEQNQSLKEVNLSNTCLKDKGVVYVAAGLFKNQSLESLYLDGNWFSGVGVEHLLCPLSRFSALQYQANTTLKSVTFGGGRTRIGRDGLSAILQMLTTNQSLVRLGIYDDASLRPEDIIRIFKSLETNATLRFLSLQGCKGVQGELVLQTIMEILQVNPWIEDINLNRTPLQNSGKADTIYQKLGQNGKLEQDIDLLKDMQLMAPKSCRVFFCGQEFAGKTTLCNSVSQNFSSSKLPYLDQVRTLVNPVEQAVRTGGIKIKTFKDEDTKISIWNLAGQHEFYALHDLMFPGHGSASFFLIISSLFKKPNNREPKNSGEIEEDLLYWLRFIVSNSRKAGPQSMLPNVTVVLTHFDKITQPSENLQVTVRSIQRLRERFQGFVEFYPTVFTIDARSTGSVSKLAHHLRKTSKTILRRVPQVYELCNNLIQILSDWRSENYNRPALKWKEFCDLCQVKVSALRIRSRHDNVEKVETRRRAVAKCLHHIGEVIYFEDLGFLILDYEWFCGEVLGQLIKLDVRRQGSTENNGFVNRRELEKILKTSLQSYIPGMGSKVFDNLEASDLVKMMQKLELCYEQDPGDPNSLLLIPSILEEGRGRSQRWQLSTPSCIYVGRHLECVDSSHMFLTPGFFPRLQVHLHNKIVGSRNQHGATYSLEKYLISITINGVNVRVELGGQLGYFIDVLACSTQNPTETLKIFRELIIPTIQSLCQGVTLNENVLRPECVKYLTPPRYRKTQFVPLQQLKQALLSVPADSMYDYQHTWSSVSDGGKPILGAGFDYARDLLSDDDFREVLHRRYHDLYHLAVELAITPENNPDDPDPNSAAAGDEPDGIVEPTFGGIAKGVEAVLQRLKIIEQEIRDLKQEIQGLRYYEHRLLTELHRKVNYIVNYNIQLEERKFPHMFYFVKAENYSRRLVTSIFSGMSALRLQMLCEYRGEMHVVEDQIGCDLMQVDNSAVKCLVPYMKKFMTLLTFALKIGAHLAAGMGGLIPDLSREVAHLVDSSLLYGASGAGAGAAGVMAAGAMGAAAIGRVQGARQRGGQNSRDFQQDLRMAQQWLVDFLKDQGCTTGRQIAEKFGLWRVRYIDDGQIAWICRRHMQIRANEVTEVPI, encoded by the exons ATGGCATCCAACAACAACCTCAGAGATCTCCAATGGGCTCTCCAATCAATCAAGTCAGAAAGCAAAAACCTGCACAgcatttccttctttctttctcagcCCATTTCAAACTGTTACCAAGAAACAGACAATTCCATGAACATAAACGTCTCAACAAACAAAGACAGCCTCTTACTCTTCTCACAGCTTCTGATAGTAATAGGGGAAGGAAGGAACACCCAAGCATCTCTCAGGAACTTGGAATTCCATGGAGTTGAATGGGAACTAAAACAACTTCAAAGTCTCCATGCTCTGCTTGAGAAGAACTTGAACATCAAGCAAATGGTGTTCAGGAGGAACAGGTTCAGTAGGGAGGGTCTAATGGAGCTAGCTGAAATGCTAAAGAGCAATGGAGGAATTAAAGAAGTCATATTATCTGAGTCAGCTATTGGATCCATGGGGGCTGGGTTCCTTGCTTCTGCTTTGAAGATGAATGAGACCTTAGAAGAGTTGCAGCTATGGGAGGACTCAATTGGGTCAAAAGGGGCTGAGGAGCTCTCGAAAATGATCGAGGTTAATTCGACCCTGAAGCTCTTGATAATACTTGATTCAAGCTCAATCACAGCGACCCCCTTGATCTCTGCTGTATTAGCAAGGAACAGGGCAATGGAAGTTCATGTCTGGAGTGGAGAAAACGGAGGAAAAAGCAACAAGGTTGTAGAATTTGTACCCGAGAACAGCACGCTTCGCATTTACAGGCTTGACCCATCAGGCTCTTGCAGGGTTGCTTGTGCTCTGGGGTGGAACACAACAGTCAAGTCCCTGGACATGACTGGAATTTGGTTGAAATCGAAGTGGGCTAAGGAGTTCCGATGGGTTTTAGAACAGAACCAAAGTCTCAAAGAGGTGAACTTATCAAACACTTGCCTTAAGGATAAGGGAGTAGTCTATGTTGCAGCTGGGCTTTTCAAGAACCAAAGCTTGGAAAGCTTATACCTTGATGGGAATTGGTTTAGTGGAGTAGGGGTTGAGCATTTGCTTTGCCCATTGAGCAGGTTCTCAGCTCTGCAATACCAAGCAAACACAACACTGAAGTCAGTAACTTTTGGAGGAGGGAGAACCAGGATAGGAAGAGATGGGCTCTCTGCAATCTTGCAAATGCTCACAACCAACCAAAGCTTAGTTCGTTTGGGAATTTATGATGATGCGAGCTTGAGACCAGAAGATATTATCAGAATCTTTAAaagcttggaaacaaatgctaCTCTGAGATTCTTGTCATTACAGGGTTGCAAAGGGGTTCAAGGGGAGTTGGTGTTGCAGACAATAATGGAGATATTACAGGTTAATCCTTGGATAGAAGATATCAATCTCAACAGGACACCTCTGCAGAATTCTGGGAAAGCTGACACGATTTATCAGAAACTGGGCCAGAACGGGAAGTTGGAACAAGATATTGATTTACTCAAGGACATGCAATTGATGGCACCTAAGAGTTGCAGAGTGTTCTTCTGTGGGCAAGAATTTGCAG GTAAAACTACACTTTGTAATTCTGTATCACAgaacttttcttcttcaaagctTCCTTACTTGGACCAGGTTAGAACTCTCGTAAACCCAGTTGAACAAGCTGTGAGAACAGGTGGAATCAAGATTAAGACTTTCAAAGATGAGGATACCAAGATTTCAATATGGAATCTGGCTGGTCAGCATGAGTTCTATGCCCTCCACGATCTCATGTTTCCTGGGCATGGAAGTGCTTCCTTCTTTCTGATCATATCCAGTTTGTTTAAGAAGCCCAACAACAGAGAACCAAAGAACTCTGGAGAGATAGAAGAAGACCTCTTGTATTGGCTCAGGTTCATAGTCTCAAACTCAAGAAAAGCTGGGCCACAATCTATGCTACCAAACGTGACCGTAGTCCTCACTCACTTCGACAAAATCACTCAACCTTCAGAGAATTTGCAGGTCACCGTTCGTTCAAttcagagattgagagagagattccaAGGTTTCGTCGAGTTCTATCCAACTGTATTTACAATTGATGCAAGATCAACTGGTTCAGTGAGTAAACTTGCTCATCACCTTCGAAAGACGAGCAAGACCATACTCCGAAGAGTTCCTCAGGTTTATGAGCTCTGCAACAATCTGATACAAATTTTATCAGATTGGAGATCAGAGAATTACAACAGGCCAGCATTGAAGTGGAAGGAGTTTTGTGATCTGTGTCAGGTTAAGGTTTCAGCATTAAGAATCAGATCAAGGCATGATAATGTGGAGAAGGTGGAGACTAGGAGGCGGGCCGTCGCAAAATGTCTTCATCATATTGGTGAGGTGATCTATTTTGAAGATCTAGGATTTTTAATCTTAGATTATGAGTGGTTCTGTGGAGAGGTTCTTGGCCAACTGATAAAATTAGATGTAAGAAGGCAAGGCTCAACTGAGAATAACGGATTTGTGAACAGAAGAGAGTTGGAGAAGATTCTTAAAACTAGTTTACAGAGTTACATTCCAGGAATGGGTTCAAAGGTTTTTGATAATTTGGAGGCCAGTGATCTTGTCAAAATGATGCAGAAACTTGAATTGTGTTATGAACAAGATCCAGGGGATCCAAATTCTCTACTTCTGATTCCTTCTATTCTTGAAGAGGGTAGGGGAAGATCACAACGATGGCAGCTAAGCACACCCAGCTGCATTTATGTGGGGAGGCATCTGGAGTGTGTTGATTCAAGCCACATGTTTCTCACACCAGGCTTCTTTCCCCGTTTGCAG GTGCATCTCCACAACAAGATTGTTGGGTCAAGGAACCAGCATGGTGCAACTTACAGTCTGGAGAAGTACCTCATCTCAATAACCATCAATGGAGTAAATGTTAGAGTGGAGCTTGGAGGGCAGTTGGGATACTTCATTGATGTCCTTGCATGCTCCACACAGAATCCAACAGAAACTCTCAAAATATTCAGGGAGCTCATAATCCCAACAATCCAGAGTCTCTGCCAAGGTGTGACCTTGAACGAAAATGTTCTCCGGCCAGAATGTGTGAAATATCTGACACCTCCCAGATACAGGAAAACACAGTTCGTGCCTCTCCAACAGTTAAAACAGGCATTGCTATCAGTTCCTGCGGATAGCATGTACGATTATCAGCATACTTGGAGTTCAGTATCAGATGGAGGAAAACCCATTTTAGGAGCTGGGTTCGACTATGCCAGGGATCTCCTATCAGATGATGACTTCCGAGAAGTACTGCATCGACGATATCATGACCTCTATCACCTTGCTGTGGAATTGGCAATCACACCAGAAAACAACCCTGATGATCCAGACCCTAATTCAGCAGCGGCAGGTGATGAACCAGATGGCATAGTGGAACCGACATTTGGTGGAATTGCTAAGGGTGTTGAAGCAGTTCTTCAGAGGCTGAAGATAATTGAGCAGGAAATCAGAGACTTAAAACAGGAGATACAAGGGCTGCGATATTATGAGCACAGACTACTGACTGAGCTTCATCGCAAAGTGAATTACATTGTGAATTACAATATTCAacttgaagaaagaaaatttccaCATATGTTCTACTTCGTAAAAGCAGAGAACTACTCCAGGAGACTTGTTACCAGCATATTTTCTGGCATGTCAGCACTGCGTCTTCAAATGCTATGTGAATACAGGGGAGAAATGCACGTGGTCGAAGATCAGATAGGGTGCGATCTGATGCAAGTTGATAACAGTGCTGTAAAGTGCTTAGTTCCATATATGAAGAAATTCATGACACTATTAACTTTTGCCCTAAAGATAGGAGCACATTTAGCAGCAGGGATGGGAGGGTTGATACCCGACTTGAGCAGGGAAGTTGCTCACCTTGTTGACTCTTCACTTCTTTATGGGGCATctggggcgggggcgggggcaGCTGGGGTGATGGCAGCTGGAGCAATGGGTGCTGCTGCAATTGGACGGGTGCAGGGTGCAAGACAGAGGGGTGGACAAAACTCAAGGGACTTCCAACAAGATCTAAGAATGGCGCAGCAATGGCTTGTGGATTTCTTGAAGGATCAAGGATGCACAACAGGAAGACAGATTGCTGAGAAGTTTGGCCTCTGGAGAG